The DNA window GCGAATTTTCGGAACTGCAGGTCAGCACCAGATCGCCAAGGCCCGAAAGACCCGAGAGCGTATCGGCACGTGCGCCGCGCGCAAGGCCGAAGCGCGTCATCTCCGCAAAACCGCGCCCGATCAGCGCGGCGCGCGCGTTCAGGCCAAGTCCGGCCCCCGCGACCACGCCGCAACCGATGGCGAGCACATTCTTCACCGCCCCGCCGATCTCCGCACCGACGAGATCGTCGGAATAATAGGGCCGGAAGGCGGGCCGGGCGATCCGTGGGGCAAGGTCGTCCCACAAAGCCTCACTCTCGCAGGCGAGCGTCACCGCTGCAGGTAGCCCGCGGGCGACTTCATGCGCGAAGGTGGGGCCGGAAAGGATCGCGATGGCACGGCCGGGCGCCGCCTCGCGTGCAACCTCGCACATCAGCTGGCCCGTTTCCGCCTCGATCCCCTTCGCGCACAGAACGAGCGGCGCGTTTCCGTCCGGCAGCGCACCGAGCACGCCGCGCAGGTGCTGCGCGGGCGCAACCACCAGAAGCGCGGGGCAATCGGCCAGATCGGCAAGATCGTTCGTCGGCAGCACGGTATCGGCGAGGGGAATGTCCGGAAGGAAGGCCGTATTGACGCGGGTGTCGCGGATCGAGCGGACCACCTCTTCCTCGCGCGCCCACAGGCGGACGGGCGCGTGGTCGCTCGCCAGCACCTGCGCCAGCGCGGTGCCCCACGCGCCCGCACCGATCACACCGGCAATGGGCCGGGCGCTCACGCCTTCACCCCAGCGCCGCGTGCGGGTGCGGCGGTCTCATCCAGCGGCCAGCGCGGGCGGGCGGCGATATCGAGCGGATCGGTCATGCCGAGCGCGAACCGCTCCGCCCCGGCCCAGCCGATCATCGCGGCATTGTCCGTGCACAGCCAGAGCGGCGGCGCCACGAAGCGCATATCGCGCGCTGCCGCCACCTCCTCCAGCATCGCGCGGACCGCGCCGTTTGCAGCGACACCGCCCGCGACGACCAAGGCAGGCAGCCGCTCGGTGTTTTTCAGGGCGAACTCCAACCGATCGCGCAGGCAGTCGACCACCGCCTGCTGGAAGGAGGCGGCGATATCCTGCGCGCTATAATTTCCGCTGTCGGAGGCGCGCAGCACCGCGCTCTTGAGGCCTGCGAAGCTGAAATGCGGTTCTTTCGATCCTGCCAGTGGCCGGGGCAGCGGAACGGCCGCGGAATCGCCGTCGCGGGCCGCCTTCTCGACCGCCGGGCCGCCGGGAAAGCCGAGACCAAGCAGTTTCGCCGTCTTGTCGAACGCCTCGCCCGCGGCATCGTCGATCGTGGTGGCCAGCCGTTCATAGCGGCCCACGCCGTTGACGCGCAGAATCTGACAATGCCCGCCCGAAACGAGCAGCAGCAGATAGGGAAAGTCGAGATTTTCATCGACCAGCCGCGGGGAAAGCGCGTGCCCTTCCAGATGGTTGACCGCGATCAGCGGCTTGCCGCTGGCAAGGGATAGCGCCTTCCCCGTCACCAGCCCGACCATCACGCCGCCGATCAGCCCCGGCCCAGCGGTTGCCGCAATGGCATCGACATC is part of the Novosphingopyxis iocasae genome and encodes:
- a CDS encoding NAD(P)H-dependent glycerol-3-phosphate dehydrogenase — translated: MSARPIAGVIGAGAWGTALAQVLASDHAPVRLWAREEEVVRSIRDTRVNTAFLPDIPLADTVLPTNDLADLADCPALLVVAPAQHLRGVLGALPDGNAPLVLCAKGIEAETGQLMCEVAREAAPGRAIAILSGPTFAHEVARGLPAAVTLACESEALWDDLAPRIARPAFRPYYSDDLVGAEIGGAVKNVLAIGCGVVAGAGLGLNARAALIGRGFAEMTRFGLARGARADTLSGLSGLGDLVLTCSSENSRNFSLGKGLGEGIPASELLSNRRTVAEGAATAPVLAREAAKHGIDMPIVEAVGHLLDGSFGVDEVIAGLLARPLRAERPQEAPAGPSERQS
- the tsaD gene encoding tRNA (adenosine(37)-N6)-threonylcarbamoyltransferase complex transferase subunit TsaD — translated: MAVILGLESSCDETAAALVTGDRRILAHKLAGQEERHRPYGGVVPEIAARAHAEKMTPLVEAVFAEAGCSLSDVDAIAATAGPGLIGGVMVGLVTGKALSLASGKPLIAVNHLEGHALSPRLVDENLDFPYLLLLVSGGHCQILRVNGVGRYERLATTIDDAAGEAFDKTAKLLGLGFPGGPAVEKAARDGDSAAVPLPRPLAGSKEPHFSFAGLKSAVLRASDSGNYSAQDIAASFQQAVVDCLRDRLEFALKNTERLPALVVAGGVAANGAVRAMLEEVAAARDMRFVAPPLWLCTDNAAMIGWAGAERFALGMTDPLDIAARPRWPLDETAAPARGAGVKA